A DNA window from Octopus bimaculoides isolate UCB-OBI-ISO-001 chromosome 12, ASM119413v2, whole genome shotgun sequence contains the following coding sequences:
- the LOC106884478 gene encoding peptidyl-prolyl cis-trans isomerase H, producing the protein MTASNPGNPVVFFDITIGTTEVGRIKFELFADAVPRTAENFRQFCTGEYRKDGVPVGYKGSIFHRVIKDFMVQGGDFVNGDGTGVMSIFGNVFADENFTLKHTGPGILSMANSGKDTNGCQFFITCAKCDFLDSKHVVFGKVIDGLLVLRKIENVPTGPNNKPKLPVVISQCGEM; encoded by the exons atgactGCTTCGAACCCCGGGAACCCGGTTGTATTCTTTGACATAACAATAGGAACCACG gAAGTTGGACGAATCAAATTTGAACTCTTTGCTGATGCTGTGCCCAGAACAGCCGAGAATTTCAG ACAATTCTGTACAGGTGAATATAGAAAAGATGGAGTCCCTGTCGGTTACAAAGGTTCAATATTTCACAG GGTTATCAAAGATTTCATGGTCCAAGGAGGAGATTTTGTTAAT GGTGATGGTACAGGAGTGATGAGTATATTTGGTAATGTGTTTGCTGATGAAAACTTCACCTTAAAACACACCGGCCCTGGAATACTATCCATG GCCAACAGCGGGAAAGACACCAACGGTTGCCAGTTCTTCATTACGTGTGCGAAATGTGACTTCCTTGACTCCAAACATGTTGTATTTG GCAAAGTGATTGATGGTTTGCTGGTTTTACGCAAAATCGAGAATGTACCAACAGGACCAAACAACAAACCTAAATTACCAGTTGTCATCTCTCAGTGCGGAGAAATGTGA